The following proteins are encoded in a genomic region of Takifugu rubripes chromosome 21, fTakRub1.2, whole genome shotgun sequence:
- the rab11fip1a gene encoding uncharacterized protein rab11fip1a isoform X2, giving the protein MSLAAQSQMWFPTNVQVAKDKFSTSVAEKSVSPVWKEEASFGLPLFHSSNAERCTLYITAMHRAHVGLDKFLGQAVINLLELFDNKSRKKTDWFKLVDKAGKDDKPRGEVLLDIQFMRNNMSASMFDLSMQDKRRSHISKLKDKVRRKKKDGFTDSASAIVSPVSQIFTDSEGETDTQSLSQSSGVKKKSKLKTLFAPKSNLQRNISQSLSTLRAHPEKSSDLTSNHSSDLSVDSPEVKKTFKLLGHKRTASSDSKTSQGPVSLLGCSKQSNSDLNNLCINGSHLFIEDTKSGSTVSLNSIGQDSVEDVLKHNRHASCVRSDKMILEQQCHLQQEEKSEGEKRCIAEAKRLEEEEKCKLEASRLKEEKENRSREEGEKKRCISEDETQRKKWREEEEKIRKLAEECKMSDLAENPRLEEECHREEEQRQQEEISMSERLTSLFGIVRKKKEELQQDIKDEPPTQAPVSDYSLPISQYLTNPFEDIPLNSVQVGTFVSQKADIGHQDRSAMVFLNRTAKVSAVKPSVDSTLGPPNIHITPFGSLCDSNKSISSVKSSVSMAEKKRALLPPSYQAQGTSNGGNPMKVKEINNPVYEEGETLQRIKKNTLPLPDYESLFPQRRHAVQGHSQWDHVIAEVNQKHIDTSPKFLGKEMSVDGPEDHDPTMSSPQQSNPALRYCPTKPQDTKSTTSRKEASQITRQSGTPPHPHPTPGSSQRHNQGFAQSPIGPSSSTVQRPVNTSASSRESVSARMRDETVKVLQSSLPQQIDQLNALEARASENQINTHLTLKKNAPTAKPRQKTNGNQLTQEQDSTAEVDFSPASSLPSNTSMSGTDNNCPWTENFAVFDPFPSTDLLSKDPWTQLTNNYQDPFTGGGQKEEKLEDCGMTVEDLNDIFSQNTPVDECKKDSTQSSPSFKRLPNQTIAATTQSNKMCKSPETSTPITRSDHNRSARNTKNESGSQKPQADEKTLNTDGRRENPVGTESLFFIPPRTISDSHQQVIMEEPMEYQSENGSSGKMPLRAWVSPSEVQPVSAQNSSGSGLMIFPRRSHPVKPMNSQTESQHPLSTPAVKEIRVQDSTPGKIQMTDSESQPYTQLTQEELITLVVKQQSDLSRKDAKIIQLEEYIDNLLVRVIEEKPSILQCLQALK; this is encoded by the exons ATGTCACTGGCCGCCCAGAGCCAGATGTGGTTTCCCACGAATGTCCAG GTTGCCAAAGACAAGTTTTCCACCTCGGTTGCTGAGAAAAGCGTCTCTCCTGTATGGAAAGAGGAGGCTTCGTTTGGCCTGCCGCTCTTCCACTCGAGCAACGCTGAACGCTGCACTCTGTACATAACAGCCATGCACCGGGCTCATGTGGGACTTGACAAGTTTCTGGGCCAGGCAGTGATCAACCTTCTGGAGCTGTTTGACAACAAGTCTCGCAAGAAGACAGA TTGGTTTAAGCTGGTGGACAAGGCAGGAAAAGATGACAAACCACGTGGAGAGGTGTTGCTAGATATCCAGTTTATGAGAAACAACATGTCAGCCAGCATGTTTGACCTTTCCATGCAGGACAAACGGCGCTCTCACATCTCCAAACTAAAGGACAAAGTccgaagaaagaaaaaagatggtTTCACTGATTCGGCCTCAGCTATTGTTTCCCCTGTCAGCCAGATTTTTACTGATAGTGAGGGGGAGACAGATACACAATCACTTAGTCAGTCTTCaggagtgaaaaaaaaatccaagctCAAAACTCTTTTTGCTCCCAAATCAAACCTACAACGCAATATCTCTCAGTCATTGTCTACATTGAGAGCTCATCCAGAGAAAAGCTCAGATCTCACCAGCAACCACTCATCGGACCTCAGTGTTGACTCTCCTGAAG ttaaaaaaacatttaaactccTGGGGCATAAGCGAACAGCCAGCTCTGATAGCAAGACTTCTCAAGGCCCAGTCTCACTGCTGGGTTGCTCCAAGCAGAGCAACAGTGACCTAAACAACCTGTGCATCAATGGAAGTCATTTATTCATAGAAGATACCAAGAGTGGTTCTACTGTCAGTCTAAACAGTATAGGGCAGGATTCTGTGGAAGATGTGCTGAAACACAATAGACATGCTTCCTGTGTGAGGTCAGATAAGATGATTCTGGAGCAACAGTGCCATctacagcaggaagagaagagtgaaggagaaaaaaggtGCATAGCCGAGGCCAAAaggctggaggaagaagagaaatgcAAGCTAGAGGCTTCCAGactaaaagaggaaaaggaaaacagatCCCGTGAGGAAGGGGAGAAGAAGCGATGCATTTCTGAGGATgaaacacagaggaagaaatggagagaagaagaggaaaagatcAGAAAATTAGCAGAAGAATGCAAAATGTCAGATTTAGCAGAGAATCCGAGACTTGAGGAGGAATGccacagagaagaagagcaaagaCAACAGGAGGAAATTTCCATGAGTGAGAGGCTGACATCACTGTTTGGGATTGTCcggaagaagaaggaagagttaCAGCAGGATATTAAAGATGAGCCACCCACACAGGCCCCTGTGAGTGACTACAGTCTGCCCATTTCCCAGTATTTGACCAACCCGTTTGAGGACATCCCCCTCAACTCTGTTCAAGTTGGCACCTTTGTGTCCCAGAAAGCCGACATCGGCCATCAAGACCGTTCAGCCATGGTCTTCCTCAACCGTACTGCCAAAGTGTCTGCAGTTAAACCCAG TGTTGACTCAACTTTAGGGCCACCAAATATCCACATCACTCCTTTTGGTTCCCTTTGTGACAGCAATAAGAGTATTTCCTCTGTGAAATCTTCGGTCAGCAtggcagaaaagaagagagccCTTTTGCCACCTTCATACCAAGCACAAGGAACCTCGAATGGTGGAAACCCCATGAAGGTCAAAGAGATCAATAACCCTGTATATGAAGAAGGAGAGACATTGCAacggattaaaaaaaatactttacCACTTCCTGATTATGAAAGCCTATTCCCTCAGAGGAGACATGCAGTCCAAGGACACAGTCAGTGGGATCACGTGATTGCTGAGGTCAATCAAAAGCACATTGACACTTCGCCTAAATTTTTAGGAAAGGAAATGAGTGTAGATGGCCCTGAAGATCATGATCCCACCATGTCTTCTCCCCAGCAATCAAATCCTGCTTTAAGGTACTGTCCAACCAAACCTCAAGACACCAAATCGACAACATCACGAAAAGAAGCGTCCCAGATTACTCGTCAATCAGGAACGCCTCCACACCCTCACCCCACACCAGGTTCCAGTCAAAGGCACAACCAGGGTTTTGCTCAGTCTCCCATCGGACCTAGTTCATCTACTGTCCAGAGACCTGTGAATACTAGTGCCTCCAGCAGGGAAAGTGTTTCAGCGAGGATGAGGGATGAGACTGTAAAAGTGTTACAGTCATCTCTTCCTCAACAGATTGACCAATTGAACGCATTGGAAGCTCGAGCTTCAGAgaatcaaataaacacacacctcactttaaagaaaaatgcCCCTACAGCCAAGCCCAGGCAGAAGACTAATGGTAACCAGCTGACACAAGAACAGGATTCTACTGCAGAAGTAGATTTTTCTCCTGCTAGTTCACTGCCGTCGAATACAAGTATGAGTGGCACAGATAACAATTGTCCATGGACAGAGAACTTTGCAGTGTTTGACCCATTCCCAAGTACTGATCTTCTTTCAAAAGATCCATGGACACAGCTGACAAACAACTATCAAGACCCTTTCACAGGAGGTGGGCAAAAAGAAGAGAAACTTGAAGACTGTGGAATGACAGTAGAAGATTTAAATGACATCTTTAGTCAAAACACCCCAGTTGACGAGTGTAAGAAAGATTCCACGCAATCTAGTCCTTCCTTCAAAAGGCTGCCAAATCAGACTATTGCAGCCACAACTCAGTCAAATAAAATGTGCAAGTCCCCGGAAACCTCCACACCAATAACCAGATCTGATCATAATCGCTCTGCTAGAAACACCAAGAATGAGTCTGGATCACAAAAACCTCAAGCTGATGAGAAAACACTGAATACTGATGGCAGAAGAGAGAATCCAGTTGGAACTgaatctctttttttcattcctCCCAGGACCATCTCAGACTCCCATCAGCAGGTAATTATGGAAGAACCCATGGAATATCAGTCAGAAAATGGGTCAAGTGGAAAGATGCCTTTGAGGGCATGGGTCTCACCGTCTGAAGTTCAGCCTGTCAGTGCTCAAAATAGCAGTGGAAGTGGACTAATGATTTTCCCACGCAG ATCACACCCTGTGAAGCCCATGAACTCTCAAACTGAGAGCCAGCATCCTCTCAGTACTCCTGCTGTGAAAGAAATTAGAGTTCAAGACAGCACACCAGGAAAGATTCAG ATGACAGACTCAGAAAGCCAACCTTACACTCAGCTAACCCAAGAGGAGTTGATCACACTGGTGGTGAAGCAGCAATCGGACCTCTCGAGAAAAGATGCTAAAATTATTCAGCTGGAGGAGTACATCGACAATCTGCTAGTCCGCGTCATAGAGGAGAAACCCTCAATCCTACAGTGTCTTCAGGCTTTGAAATGA
- the rab11fip1a gene encoding rab11 family-interacting protein 1 isoform X3, whose protein sequence is MSLAAQSQMWFPTNVQVTVLQARGLRVKGKNGTNDTYVIIQVAKDKFSTSVAEKSVSPVWKEEASFGLPLFHSSNAERCTLYITAMHRAHVGLDKFLGQAVINLLELFDNKSRKKTDWFKLVDKAGKDDKPRGEVLLDIQFMRNNMSASMFDLSMQDKRRSHISKLKDKVRRKKKDGFTDSASAIVSPVSQIFTDSEGETDTQSLSQSSGVKKKSKLKTLFAPKSNLQRNISQSLSTLRAHPEKSSDLTSNHSSDLSVDSPEVKKTFKLLGHKRTASSDSKTSQGPVSLLGCSKQSNSDLNNLCINGSHLFIEDTKSGSTVSLNSIGQDSVEDVLKHNRHASCVRSDKMILEQQCHLQQEEKSEGEKRCIAEAKRLEEEEKCKLEASRLKEEKENRSREEGEKKRCISEDETQRKKWREEEEKIRKLAEECKMSDLAENPRLEEECHREEEQRQQEEISMSERLTSLFGIVRKKKEELQQDIKDEPPTQAPKADIGHQDRSAMVFLNRTAKVSAVKPSVDSTLGPPNIHITPFGSLCDSNKSISSVKSSVSMAEKKRALLPPSYQAQGTSNGGNPMKVKEINNPVYEEGETLQRIKKNTLPLPDYESLFPQRRHAVQGHSQWDHVIAEVNQKHIDTSPKFLGKEMSVDGPEDHDPTMSSPQQSNPALRYCPTKPQDTKSTTSRKEASQITRQSGTPPHPHPTPGSSQRHNQGFAQSPIGPSSSTVQRPVNTSASSRESVSARMRDETVKVLQSSLPQQIDQLNALEARASENQINTHLTLKKNAPTAKPRQKTNGNQLTQEQDSTAEVDFSPASSLPSNTSMSGTDNNCPWTENFAVFDPFPSTDLLSKDPWTQLTNNYQDPFTGGGQKEEKLEDCGMTVEDLNDIFSQNTPVDECKKDSTQSSPSFKRLPNQTIAATTQSNKMCKSPETSTPITRSDHNRSARNTKNESGSQKPQADEKTLNTDGRRENPVGTESLFFIPPRTISDSHQQVIMEEPMEYQSENGSSGKMPLRAWVSPSEVQPVSAQNSSGSGLMIFPRRSHPVKPMNSQTESQHPLSTPAVKEIRVQDSTPGKIQMTDSESQPYTQLTQEELITLVVKQQSDLSRKDAKIIQLEEYIDNLLVRVIEEKPSILQCLQALK, encoded by the exons ATGTCACTGGCCGCCCAGAGCCAGATGTGGTTTCCCACGAATGTCCAGGTAACGGTGCTTCAGGCTCGGGGTCTCCGTGTCAAGGGCAAAAATGGCACCAACGACACGTATGTAATCATTCAGGTTGCCAAAGACAAGTTTTCCACCTCGGTTGCTGAGAAAAGCGTCTCTCCTGTATGGAAAGAGGAGGCTTCGTTTGGCCTGCCGCTCTTCCACTCGAGCAACGCTGAACGCTGCACTCTGTACATAACAGCCATGCACCGGGCTCATGTGGGACTTGACAAGTTTCTGGGCCAGGCAGTGATCAACCTTCTGGAGCTGTTTGACAACAAGTCTCGCAAGAAGACAGA TTGGTTTAAGCTGGTGGACAAGGCAGGAAAAGATGACAAACCACGTGGAGAGGTGTTGCTAGATATCCAGTTTATGAGAAACAACATGTCAGCCAGCATGTTTGACCTTTCCATGCAGGACAAACGGCGCTCTCACATCTCCAAACTAAAGGACAAAGTccgaagaaagaaaaaagatggtTTCACTGATTCGGCCTCAGCTATTGTTTCCCCTGTCAGCCAGATTTTTACTGATAGTGAGGGGGAGACAGATACACAATCACTTAGTCAGTCTTCaggagtgaaaaaaaaatccaagctCAAAACTCTTTTTGCTCCCAAATCAAACCTACAACGCAATATCTCTCAGTCATTGTCTACATTGAGAGCTCATCCAGAGAAAAGCTCAGATCTCACCAGCAACCACTCATCGGACCTCAGTGTTGACTCTCCTGAAG ttaaaaaaacatttaaactccTGGGGCATAAGCGAACAGCCAGCTCTGATAGCAAGACTTCTCAAGGCCCAGTCTCACTGCTGGGTTGCTCCAAGCAGAGCAACAGTGACCTAAACAACCTGTGCATCAATGGAAGTCATTTATTCATAGAAGATACCAAGAGTGGTTCTACTGTCAGTCTAAACAGTATAGGGCAGGATTCTGTGGAAGATGTGCTGAAACACAATAGACATGCTTCCTGTGTGAGGTCAGATAAGATGATTCTGGAGCAACAGTGCCATctacagcaggaagagaagagtgaaggagaaaaaaggtGCATAGCCGAGGCCAAAaggctggaggaagaagagaaatgcAAGCTAGAGGCTTCCAGactaaaagaggaaaaggaaaacagatCCCGTGAGGAAGGGGAGAAGAAGCGATGCATTTCTGAGGATgaaacacagaggaagaaatggagagaagaagaggaaaagatcAGAAAATTAGCAGAAGAATGCAAAATGTCAGATTTAGCAGAGAATCCGAGACTTGAGGAGGAATGccacagagaagaagagcaaagaCAACAGGAGGAAATTTCCATGAGTGAGAGGCTGACATCACTGTTTGGGATTGTCcggaagaagaaggaagagttaCAGCAGGATATTAAAGATGAGCCACCCACACAGGCCCCT AAAGCCGACATCGGCCATCAAGACCGTTCAGCCATGGTCTTCCTCAACCGTACTGCCAAAGTGTCTGCAGTTAAACCCAG TGTTGACTCAACTTTAGGGCCACCAAATATCCACATCACTCCTTTTGGTTCCCTTTGTGACAGCAATAAGAGTATTTCCTCTGTGAAATCTTCGGTCAGCAtggcagaaaagaagagagccCTTTTGCCACCTTCATACCAAGCACAAGGAACCTCGAATGGTGGAAACCCCATGAAGGTCAAAGAGATCAATAACCCTGTATATGAAGAAGGAGAGACATTGCAacggattaaaaaaaatactttacCACTTCCTGATTATGAAAGCCTATTCCCTCAGAGGAGACATGCAGTCCAAGGACACAGTCAGTGGGATCACGTGATTGCTGAGGTCAATCAAAAGCACATTGACACTTCGCCTAAATTTTTAGGAAAGGAAATGAGTGTAGATGGCCCTGAAGATCATGATCCCACCATGTCTTCTCCCCAGCAATCAAATCCTGCTTTAAGGTACTGTCCAACCAAACCTCAAGACACCAAATCGACAACATCACGAAAAGAAGCGTCCCAGATTACTCGTCAATCAGGAACGCCTCCACACCCTCACCCCACACCAGGTTCCAGTCAAAGGCACAACCAGGGTTTTGCTCAGTCTCCCATCGGACCTAGTTCATCTACTGTCCAGAGACCTGTGAATACTAGTGCCTCCAGCAGGGAAAGTGTTTCAGCGAGGATGAGGGATGAGACTGTAAAAGTGTTACAGTCATCTCTTCCTCAACAGATTGACCAATTGAACGCATTGGAAGCTCGAGCTTCAGAgaatcaaataaacacacacctcactttaaagaaaaatgcCCCTACAGCCAAGCCCAGGCAGAAGACTAATGGTAACCAGCTGACACAAGAACAGGATTCTACTGCAGAAGTAGATTTTTCTCCTGCTAGTTCACTGCCGTCGAATACAAGTATGAGTGGCACAGATAACAATTGTCCATGGACAGAGAACTTTGCAGTGTTTGACCCATTCCCAAGTACTGATCTTCTTTCAAAAGATCCATGGACACAGCTGACAAACAACTATCAAGACCCTTTCACAGGAGGTGGGCAAAAAGAAGAGAAACTTGAAGACTGTGGAATGACAGTAGAAGATTTAAATGACATCTTTAGTCAAAACACCCCAGTTGACGAGTGTAAGAAAGATTCCACGCAATCTAGTCCTTCCTTCAAAAGGCTGCCAAATCAGACTATTGCAGCCACAACTCAGTCAAATAAAATGTGCAAGTCCCCGGAAACCTCCACACCAATAACCAGATCTGATCATAATCGCTCTGCTAGAAACACCAAGAATGAGTCTGGATCACAAAAACCTCAAGCTGATGAGAAAACACTGAATACTGATGGCAGAAGAGAGAATCCAGTTGGAACTgaatctctttttttcattcctCCCAGGACCATCTCAGACTCCCATCAGCAGGTAATTATGGAAGAACCCATGGAATATCAGTCAGAAAATGGGTCAAGTGGAAAGATGCCTTTGAGGGCATGGGTCTCACCGTCTGAAGTTCAGCCTGTCAGTGCTCAAAATAGCAGTGGAAGTGGACTAATGATTTTCCCACGCAG ATCACACCCTGTGAAGCCCATGAACTCTCAAACTGAGAGCCAGCATCCTCTCAGTACTCCTGCTGTGAAAGAAATTAGAGTTCAAGACAGCACACCAGGAAAGATTCAG ATGACAGACTCAGAAAGCCAACCTTACACTCAGCTAACCCAAGAGGAGTTGATCACACTGGTGGTGAAGCAGCAATCGGACCTCTCGAGAAAAGATGCTAAAATTATTCAGCTGGAGGAGTACATCGACAATCTGCTAGTCCGCGTCATAGAGGAGAAACCCTCAATCCTACAGTGTCTTCAGGCTTTGAAATGA
- the rab11fip1a gene encoding rab11 family-interacting protein 1 isoform X1 has translation MSLAAQSQMWFPTNVQVTVLQARGLRVKGKNGTNDTYVIIQVAKDKFSTSVAEKSVSPVWKEEASFGLPLFHSSNAERCTLYITAMHRAHVGLDKFLGQAVINLLELFDNKSRKKTDWFKLVDKAGKDDKPRGEVLLDIQFMRNNMSASMFDLSMQDKRRSHISKLKDKVRRKKKDGFTDSASAIVSPVSQIFTDSEGETDTQSLSQSSGVKKKSKLKTLFAPKSNLQRNISQSLSTLRAHPEKSSDLTSNHSSDLSVDSPEVKKTFKLLGHKRTASSDSKTSQGPVSLLGCSKQSNSDLNNLCINGSHLFIEDTKSGSTVSLNSIGQDSVEDVLKHNRHASCVRSDKMILEQQCHLQQEEKSEGEKRCIAEAKRLEEEEKCKLEASRLKEEKENRSREEGEKKRCISEDETQRKKWREEEEKIRKLAEECKMSDLAENPRLEEECHREEEQRQQEEISMSERLTSLFGIVRKKKEELQQDIKDEPPTQAPVSDYSLPISQYLTNPFEDIPLNSVQVGTFVSQKADIGHQDRSAMVFLNRTAKVSAVKPSVDSTLGPPNIHITPFGSLCDSNKSISSVKSSVSMAEKKRALLPPSYQAQGTSNGGNPMKVKEINNPVYEEGETLQRIKKNTLPLPDYESLFPQRRHAVQGHSQWDHVIAEVNQKHIDTSPKFLGKEMSVDGPEDHDPTMSSPQQSNPALRYCPTKPQDTKSTTSRKEASQITRQSGTPPHPHPTPGSSQRHNQGFAQSPIGPSSSTVQRPVNTSASSRESVSARMRDETVKVLQSSLPQQIDQLNALEARASENQINTHLTLKKNAPTAKPRQKTNGNQLTQEQDSTAEVDFSPASSLPSNTSMSGTDNNCPWTENFAVFDPFPSTDLLSKDPWTQLTNNYQDPFTGGGQKEEKLEDCGMTVEDLNDIFSQNTPVDECKKDSTQSSPSFKRLPNQTIAATTQSNKMCKSPETSTPITRSDHNRSARNTKNESGSQKPQADEKTLNTDGRRENPVGTESLFFIPPRTISDSHQQVIMEEPMEYQSENGSSGKMPLRAWVSPSEVQPVSAQNSSGSGLMIFPRRSHPVKPMNSQTESQHPLSTPAVKEIRVQDSTPGKIQMTDSESQPYTQLTQEELITLVVKQQSDLSRKDAKIIQLEEYIDNLLVRVIEEKPSILQCLQALK, from the exons ATGTCACTGGCCGCCCAGAGCCAGATGTGGTTTCCCACGAATGTCCAGGTAACGGTGCTTCAGGCTCGGGGTCTCCGTGTCAAGGGCAAAAATGGCACCAACGACACGTATGTAATCATTCAGGTTGCCAAAGACAAGTTTTCCACCTCGGTTGCTGAGAAAAGCGTCTCTCCTGTATGGAAAGAGGAGGCTTCGTTTGGCCTGCCGCTCTTCCACTCGAGCAACGCTGAACGCTGCACTCTGTACATAACAGCCATGCACCGGGCTCATGTGGGACTTGACAAGTTTCTGGGCCAGGCAGTGATCAACCTTCTGGAGCTGTTTGACAACAAGTCTCGCAAGAAGACAGA TTGGTTTAAGCTGGTGGACAAGGCAGGAAAAGATGACAAACCACGTGGAGAGGTGTTGCTAGATATCCAGTTTATGAGAAACAACATGTCAGCCAGCATGTTTGACCTTTCCATGCAGGACAAACGGCGCTCTCACATCTCCAAACTAAAGGACAAAGTccgaagaaagaaaaaagatggtTTCACTGATTCGGCCTCAGCTATTGTTTCCCCTGTCAGCCAGATTTTTACTGATAGTGAGGGGGAGACAGATACACAATCACTTAGTCAGTCTTCaggagtgaaaaaaaaatccaagctCAAAACTCTTTTTGCTCCCAAATCAAACCTACAACGCAATATCTCTCAGTCATTGTCTACATTGAGAGCTCATCCAGAGAAAAGCTCAGATCTCACCAGCAACCACTCATCGGACCTCAGTGTTGACTCTCCTGAAG ttaaaaaaacatttaaactccTGGGGCATAAGCGAACAGCCAGCTCTGATAGCAAGACTTCTCAAGGCCCAGTCTCACTGCTGGGTTGCTCCAAGCAGAGCAACAGTGACCTAAACAACCTGTGCATCAATGGAAGTCATTTATTCATAGAAGATACCAAGAGTGGTTCTACTGTCAGTCTAAACAGTATAGGGCAGGATTCTGTGGAAGATGTGCTGAAACACAATAGACATGCTTCCTGTGTGAGGTCAGATAAGATGATTCTGGAGCAACAGTGCCATctacagcaggaagagaagagtgaaggagaaaaaaggtGCATAGCCGAGGCCAAAaggctggaggaagaagagaaatgcAAGCTAGAGGCTTCCAGactaaaagaggaaaaggaaaacagatCCCGTGAGGAAGGGGAGAAGAAGCGATGCATTTCTGAGGATgaaacacagaggaagaaatggagagaagaagaggaaaagatcAGAAAATTAGCAGAAGAATGCAAAATGTCAGATTTAGCAGAGAATCCGAGACTTGAGGAGGAATGccacagagaagaagagcaaagaCAACAGGAGGAAATTTCCATGAGTGAGAGGCTGACATCACTGTTTGGGATTGTCcggaagaagaaggaagagttaCAGCAGGATATTAAAGATGAGCCACCCACACAGGCCCCTGTGAGTGACTACAGTCTGCCCATTTCCCAGTATTTGACCAACCCGTTTGAGGACATCCCCCTCAACTCTGTTCAAGTTGGCACCTTTGTGTCCCAGAAAGCCGACATCGGCCATCAAGACCGTTCAGCCATGGTCTTCCTCAACCGTACTGCCAAAGTGTCTGCAGTTAAACCCAG TGTTGACTCAACTTTAGGGCCACCAAATATCCACATCACTCCTTTTGGTTCCCTTTGTGACAGCAATAAGAGTATTTCCTCTGTGAAATCTTCGGTCAGCAtggcagaaaagaagagagccCTTTTGCCACCTTCATACCAAGCACAAGGAACCTCGAATGGTGGAAACCCCATGAAGGTCAAAGAGATCAATAACCCTGTATATGAAGAAGGAGAGACATTGCAacggattaaaaaaaatactttacCACTTCCTGATTATGAAAGCCTATTCCCTCAGAGGAGACATGCAGTCCAAGGACACAGTCAGTGGGATCACGTGATTGCTGAGGTCAATCAAAAGCACATTGACACTTCGCCTAAATTTTTAGGAAAGGAAATGAGTGTAGATGGCCCTGAAGATCATGATCCCACCATGTCTTCTCCCCAGCAATCAAATCCTGCTTTAAGGTACTGTCCAACCAAACCTCAAGACACCAAATCGACAACATCACGAAAAGAAGCGTCCCAGATTACTCGTCAATCAGGAACGCCTCCACACCCTCACCCCACACCAGGTTCCAGTCAAAGGCACAACCAGGGTTTTGCTCAGTCTCCCATCGGACCTAGTTCATCTACTGTCCAGAGACCTGTGAATACTAGTGCCTCCAGCAGGGAAAGTGTTTCAGCGAGGATGAGGGATGAGACTGTAAAAGTGTTACAGTCATCTCTTCCTCAACAGATTGACCAATTGAACGCATTGGAAGCTCGAGCTTCAGAgaatcaaataaacacacacctcactttaaagaaaaatgcCCCTACAGCCAAGCCCAGGCAGAAGACTAATGGTAACCAGCTGACACAAGAACAGGATTCTACTGCAGAAGTAGATTTTTCTCCTGCTAGTTCACTGCCGTCGAATACAAGTATGAGTGGCACAGATAACAATTGTCCATGGACAGAGAACTTTGCAGTGTTTGACCCATTCCCAAGTACTGATCTTCTTTCAAAAGATCCATGGACACAGCTGACAAACAACTATCAAGACCCTTTCACAGGAGGTGGGCAAAAAGAAGAGAAACTTGAAGACTGTGGAATGACAGTAGAAGATTTAAATGACATCTTTAGTCAAAACACCCCAGTTGACGAGTGTAAGAAAGATTCCACGCAATCTAGTCCTTCCTTCAAAAGGCTGCCAAATCAGACTATTGCAGCCACAACTCAGTCAAATAAAATGTGCAAGTCCCCGGAAACCTCCACACCAATAACCAGATCTGATCATAATCGCTCTGCTAGAAACACCAAGAATGAGTCTGGATCACAAAAACCTCAAGCTGATGAGAAAACACTGAATACTGATGGCAGAAGAGAGAATCCAGTTGGAACTgaatctctttttttcattcctCCCAGGACCATCTCAGACTCCCATCAGCAGGTAATTATGGAAGAACCCATGGAATATCAGTCAGAAAATGGGTCAAGTGGAAAGATGCCTTTGAGGGCATGGGTCTCACCGTCTGAAGTTCAGCCTGTCAGTGCTCAAAATAGCAGTGGAAGTGGACTAATGATTTTCCCACGCAG ATCACACCCTGTGAAGCCCATGAACTCTCAAACTGAGAGCCAGCATCCTCTCAGTACTCCTGCTGTGAAAGAAATTAGAGTTCAAGACAGCACACCAGGAAAGATTCAG ATGACAGACTCAGAAAGCCAACCTTACACTCAGCTAACCCAAGAGGAGTTGATCACACTGGTGGTGAAGCAGCAATCGGACCTCTCGAGAAAAGATGCTAAAATTATTCAGCTGGAGGAGTACATCGACAATCTGCTAGTCCGCGTCATAGAGGAGAAACCCTCAATCCTACAGTGTCTTCAGGCTTTGAAATGA